The Rana temporaria chromosome 4, aRanTem1.1, whole genome shotgun sequence genome contains a region encoding:
- the LOC120935842 gene encoding gastrula zinc finger protein XlCGF17.1-like, translated as PQTVRDGAVLPTDKSFSCTECGKCFQFKSNLNVHKRTHTGEKPYSCPECGKCFSVKSTLYTHQRSHTGEKPHSCPECGKGFSQKSHLYIHQRSHTGEKPHSCPECGKCFSHKSHLYTHQRSHTGEKPYTCPECGKCFSAKSSLCKHQRSHTGEKPYSCLECGKCFSQKFNLYTHQRTHTGEKQFCCPDCKKCYSQKSDLIRHQKSHTGEKPYSCSECGKCFSRKSHLSTHQRSHTGERPYSCPECGKCFSQKSSLSTHQRSHTGE; from the coding sequence cctcagactgtgagggacggtgccgtccttccaacagataagagcttttcctgtactgagtgcgggaagtgtttccaatTTAAATCCAATCTTAATGTACATAAAagaactcacacaggggagaagccgtattcttgtcctgagtgtgggaaatgtttttcagtgaagtccactctttacacacatcagagatctcacacaggggagaagccacattcctgtcctgagtgcgggaaaggtttttcacaaaagtcccatctttacatacatcagagatctcacacaggggagaagccacattcctgtcctgagtgcgggaaatgtttttcgcataagtcccatctttacacacatcagagatctcacacaggggagaagccatatacctgtcctgagtgcgggaaatgtttttcagccaAGTCCAGTCTttgcaaacatcagagatctcacacaggggagaagccatattcctgtcttgagtgcgggaaatgtttttcacagaagttcaATCTTTACACccatcagagaactcacacaggggagaagcagtTTTGCTGTCCTGATTGCAAGAAATGTTACTCACAGAAGTCTGATCTTATCAGACATCAGAAATcacacactggggagaagccgtattcctgttcagagtgtggaaaatgtttttcacggaagtcccatctttccacacatcagagatctcacacaggggagagaccatattcctgtcctgagtgtgggaaatgtttttctcagaagtccagtctttccacacatcagagatctcacacgggggag